One window of the Labilibaculum sp. genome contains the following:
- a CDS encoding redoxin domain-containing protein: MKKQFITLFCAGICLISSFVSNAQKYNIHLTLVGSTDSTAYLAHYFDGRIFADDTTQLINGKGLFSKAKQLDEGIYVIYLPSQKYFDLLIGKDQEFALSADPINFIETIKITGAKESEAFHNFQKFMKAQNENSKKIQEAYKANKDNEKEKEKYQEAYKKADVEVRAYIQKLNQEYPDGSFVSKFAQLTLSPKVPDFSKKIPESTPDRDQEIKKKAYLYNKNHYFDYVDFADNRFLRTPILKNKLEFFYEKILVQSPDTIVKEATDIIEKSRSDEEFFQYLVQFSLNYAVKSKIMGMDAAFVSLAKKYYLSGEANWADSTLLANIRERVIKLQFNLIGMKAQDLKMETPEGEFVRLHEVEAPFTILYFWEPDCGHCKTSTPKLKTDILDKYKQLGVKVFAVCTQNEKEEWENFIADKNLFDFINCYDPHYQTNFRIYYDVFSTPTIYLLDKDKKIIAKRLDIETLKTFLDHEFQNKTN; encoded by the coding sequence ATGAAGAAACAATTTATTACTCTTTTCTGTGCAGGCATTTGCCTGATATCCTCTTTTGTAAGCAATGCACAAAAATACAATATACACCTTACCTTAGTTGGCAGTACCGATAGTACTGCTTACTTAGCACACTATTTTGACGGCCGGATATTTGCTGATGACACTACGCAATTAATTAATGGCAAAGGCTTATTTAGCAAAGCGAAACAATTGGATGAAGGCATCTATGTAATCTATCTTCCTTCTCAAAAGTATTTCGATCTGTTAATTGGTAAAGATCAGGAATTTGCCTTGTCTGCAGATCCAATTAACTTTATAGAAACTATTAAAATAACCGGTGCTAAAGAGAGTGAAGCATTTCACAACTTTCAAAAATTCATGAAAGCCCAAAACGAGAACTCAAAAAAAATTCAGGAAGCATACAAAGCAAACAAGGACAATGAGAAAGAAAAAGAGAAATATCAGGAAGCTTATAAAAAAGCGGATGTTGAAGTACGTGCCTATATTCAAAAACTGAATCAGGAATATCCGGATGGCAGTTTTGTTTCTAAATTTGCACAGTTGACCTTATCACCAAAAGTTCCCGATTTTTCAAAAAAAATTCCTGAATCTACTCCAGACAGAGATCAGGAGATCAAGAAAAAAGCCTATCTATACAATAAAAACCATTATTTCGATTACGTAGATTTCGCCGACAACCGTTTTTTAAGAACTCCTATTCTTAAAAACAAATTGGAGTTTTTTTATGAGAAAATTTTGGTTCAAAGTCCGGATACAATCGTAAAGGAAGCAACCGACATTATTGAAAAATCACGATCTGATGAAGAATTCTTCCAATATCTTGTGCAATTTTCACTTAACTATGCCGTAAAAAGCAAAATTATGGGAATGGATGCAGCCTTCGTTAGTCTGGCAAAAAAATACTACCTAAGCGGAGAAGCTAATTGGGCCGATTCAACTTTACTTGCCAATATTCGCGAGCGGGTAATAAAACTTCAATTCAATTTAATTGGAATGAAAGCACAGGATCTAAAAATGGAAACGCCCGAAGGAGAGTTTGTTCGTTTGCATGAAGTAGAAGCACCATTCACTATTTTATATTTTTGGGAACCCGATTGCGGTCACTGTAAAACTTCTACACCTAAATTAAAGACTGACATTTTAGACAAATACAAACAATTAGGAGTAAAGGTTTTTGCGGTATGCACTCAAAACGAAAAAGAAGAATGGGAAAACTTTATTGCCGATAAAAACTTATTTGATTTTATAAATTGTTACGATCCCCACTATCAGACCAATTTTAGAATTTATTACGATGTTTTTAGCACTCCAACCATATATCTGCTTGACAAGGATAAAAAAATTATCGCCAAACGGCTGGATATTGAAACTCTTAAAACTTTTCTTGATCACGAATTTCAGAATAAAACAAATTAA
- the asnB gene encoding asparagine synthase B translates to MCGFVGVFDLKVDAQVLRPQILEMSKKIRHRGPDWSGIFCDEKAILSHERLSIVDPQSGGQPLYSKDGNLALAVNGEIYNHMDIRNQMNGSYEFLTKSDCEVILALYQQKGIDFIDDLNGIFAFALYDKKNDCYLIGRDHMGIIPLYQGWDKYGNYYVASELKALEGYCNKIEEFLPGKFLYSKDGVVKEWYQRDWKDYENVKDNKTDMAALRQGLEDAVHRQLMSDVPYGVLLSGGLDSSVISAIAKKYAAKRVESGDQKDAWYPQLHSFAIGLVGSPDLAASRKVADHIDTIHHEVTFTVQEGLDAIRDVIYHLETYDVTTVRASTPMYLMARVIKSMGIKMVLSGEGADEMFGGYLYFHKAPNAEEFHKECIRKLGKLHLYDCLRSNKSMCSWGVESRVPFLDKEFLDIAMRINPEDKMAKDGKMEKWVLRKAFEDYLPESVAWRQKEQFSDGVGYSWIDTLKEVAAKEVSDEQLANAKFRFSVNPPMSKEEYYYRTIFEGHFPSDTAAACVPSVPSIACSTPEALAWDASFRNNADPSGRAINAVHNDAYKMK, encoded by the coding sequence ATGTGTGGATTTGTAGGAGTTTTTGATTTGAAGGTAGACGCCCAGGTGTTGCGCCCTCAAATTTTAGAAATGTCTAAAAAAATTCGTCACAGAGGTCCGGATTGGTCTGGAATATTTTGTGATGAGAAAGCGATTTTGTCGCATGAGAGACTATCGATTGTAGATCCTCAGTCAGGAGGACAACCACTTTACAGCAAAGACGGGAATTTGGCTTTGGCTGTTAATGGAGAAATCTATAATCACATGGACATTCGAAATCAGATGAACGGATCCTATGAGTTCCTGACAAAATCTGATTGTGAAGTCATTCTTGCCTTATATCAGCAAAAAGGCATCGATTTTATCGATGATCTAAATGGTATTTTTGCCTTTGCCTTATACGATAAAAAGAACGATTGTTACCTGATTGGACGAGACCATATGGGAATAATCCCATTGTACCAGGGATGGGACAAATATGGTAACTACTACGTGGCTTCAGAACTAAAAGCATTGGAAGGATACTGCAATAAAATTGAGGAATTTTTACCTGGCAAATTCTTATACAGCAAAGATGGAGTTGTAAAGGAATGGTATCAGCGGGACTGGAAAGATTACGAAAATGTAAAAGACAACAAAACCGATATGGCCGCGCTTCGCCAAGGATTGGAAGATGCTGTTCATCGTCAATTGATGTCTGATGTACCTTATGGAGTATTACTTTCCGGGGGCTTAGATTCATCTGTAATATCGGCTATTGCAAAAAAATATGCCGCAAAACGTGTTGAGTCTGGTGATCAGAAAGATGCATGGTATCCTCAATTACACTCTTTTGCTATTGGTTTGGTAGGTTCTCCTGACTTGGCTGCCTCTCGCAAAGTAGCTGATCATATCGATACAATTCACCATGAAGTTACCTTTACTGTTCAGGAAGGACTGGATGCTATTCGTGATGTTATCTATCATCTTGAAACTTACGATGTAACTACTGTTCGTGCTTCTACTCCTATGTATTTAATGGCCCGGGTTATTAAATCGATGGGAATTAAAATGGTTCTTTCCGGCGAAGGTGCTGACGAAATGTTTGGTGGGTATTTATATTTCCATAAAGCTCCTAATGCCGAAGAATTTCATAAAGAGTGCATCCGAAAATTAGGTAAACTTCATCTTTACGACTGTTTACGTTCGAATAAATCGATGTGTTCCTGGGGTGTTGAAAGTCGTGTGCCGTTTCTGGACAAAGAATTTCTTGATATTGCAATGAGAATCAACCCGGAAGACAAAATGGCTAAAGATGGAAAAATGGAAAAATGGGTGCTGCGTAAAGCATTCGAAGACTATTTGCCTGAAAGTGTAGCCTGGAGACAAAAAGAACAGTTCTCTGATGGTGTGGGTTACAGTTGGATTGATACTTTGAAAGAAGTTGCAGCAAAGGAAGTTTCTGATGAACAATTGGCAAATGCTAAATTTCGTTTTTCTGTTAATCCTCCAATGTCGAAAGAAGAATATTACTATAGAACCATATTTGAAGGACACTTCCCTTCGGATACAGCCGCAGCATGTGTACCATCGGTGCCATCTATTGCCTGTAGTACTCCTGAAGCTTTAGCTTGGGATGCATCGTTCCGCAACAACGCCGATCCTTCGGGAAGAGCAATTAATGCTGTTCACAACGACGCATACAAAATGAAATAA
- the rlmF gene encoding 23S rRNA (adenine(1618)-N(6))-methyltransferase RlmF has product MPDKKRKHPKEKPSLHPRNKNRNRYDFKKLVETCPELAPFVILNKYEDESIDFANADAVKMLNKALLMHHYGLSDWDIPENYLCPPIPGRADYIHHIADLLQQNNYGKIPAGNKFTCVDIGVGANCIYPIIGNNEYGWSFIGSDIDPVAIDSAEKIIASNPSLKGNVKCVLQENPKDYFYGVIPKDELVDLSICNPPFHASAKDALEGTMRKTRNLSTEKVTKPSLNFAGQSNELWCDGGEERFVRNMINQSKKFAKSCFWFSTLISKESNLKSVYQALTVAEAVKVETLPMGQGNKKSRIVAWTFLSKEEQQKWRNVRWNNQAEKKEKI; this is encoded by the coding sequence ATGCCAGATAAGAAGAGAAAACACCCAAAAGAGAAACCCAGTTTGCATCCCAGAAATAAAAATCGTAACCGATACGATTTTAAAAAACTGGTAGAAACGTGTCCGGAATTAGCTCCATTTGTTATTCTGAATAAGTACGAGGATGAATCGATTGATTTTGCGAACGCAGATGCGGTAAAAATGCTTAATAAAGCATTGCTCATGCATCATTATGGACTTAGTGACTGGGATATTCCTGAAAATTACTTGTGCCCTCCTATTCCGGGAAGAGCAGATTACATTCATCATATTGCTGATTTGCTGCAACAGAACAACTATGGTAAAATTCCTGCAGGCAATAAATTTACTTGCGTAGATATTGGCGTAGGTGCGAATTGCATTTATCCTATTATTGGGAACAATGAGTACGGATGGTCGTTTATTGGTTCGGATATTGACCCTGTTGCTATTGATTCTGCTGAGAAAATTATCGCTTCGAATCCTTCGCTAAAGGGAAATGTGAAATGTGTACTTCAAGAGAATCCCAAAGATTATTTTTACGGTGTTATTCCAAAGGATGAATTGGTTGATTTATCGATTTGCAACCCTCCTTTTCATGCCTCGGCTAAAGATGCATTGGAAGGAACCATGCGCAAAACAAGAAACCTTTCTACCGAAAAAGTAACAAAGCCTAGTCTTAATTTTGCCGGACAAAGCAACGAATTATGGTGTGATGGCGGCGAAGAACGCTTTGTTAGAAACATGATTAATCAGAGTAAGAAATTTGCGAAATCGTGTTTTTGGTTTTCTACACTCATCTCGAAAGAATCGAACCTTAAAAGTGTTTACCAGGCTCTTACTGTGGCTGAAGCTGTTAAAGTGGAAACCTTACCAATGGGACAAGGAAACAAAAAGAGCCGGATTGTTGCCTGGACATTCCTATCGAAAGAAGAACAACAAAAATGGAGAAATGTAAGGTGGAACAATCAAGCTGAAAAAAAAGAGAAGATTTAA
- a CDS encoding glycoside hydrolase family 130 protein has product MTSKANMPWEDRPEGCKDVMWRFSQNPVIGRYDIPTSNSIFNSAVVPFGEGFAGVFRCDNKSVQMNIFAGFSKDGINWDINHDPIQMVAGNTDMIDSDYKYDPRVCWIEDRYWITWCNGYHGPTIGIAYTFDFKTFHQCENAFLPFNRNGVLFPEKIDGKYAMLSRPSDNGHTPFGDIYISYSPDMKYWGEHRCVMKVSNFTDSAWQCTKIGAGSVPVRTNEGWLMFYHGVINTCNGFRYSMGAALLDLENPDKVLYRSQPYLLAPAAPYELVGDVPNVVFPCAALTEGNKVAVYYGAADTVVGMSFAYIDELIDFIKNNSL; this is encoded by the coding sequence ATGACTAGTAAAGCAAATATGCCTTGGGAAGACAGGCCGGAAGGATGTAAGGATGTGATGTGGAGATTTTCTCAAAATCCTGTTATTGGAAGGTACGACATACCAACATCCAACAGTATTTTTAATAGTGCAGTAGTTCCTTTCGGGGAGGGCTTTGCCGGAGTATTCCGTTGCGATAATAAATCGGTGCAAATGAATATTTTTGCCGGTTTCAGTAAAGATGGAATCAATTGGGACATCAATCACGATCCCATTCAAATGGTTGCAGGCAACACCGATATGATCGATTCCGATTACAAATACGATCCCCGTGTTTGTTGGATCGAAGATCGTTATTGGATTACCTGGTGCAACGGGTACCACGGACCAACAATCGGTATCGCTTACACCTTCGATTTTAAGACATTTCACCAGTGCGAAAATGCATTTTTACCATTCAACCGTAACGGCGTTTTGTTTCCTGAGAAAATTGATGGAAAATACGCAATGCTAAGCCGCCCAAGCGATAACGGACACACACCTTTCGGTGATATTTATATCTCTTACAGTCCCGATATGAAATATTGGGGAGAGCACCGTTGTGTAATGAAGGTATCAAATTTCACCGATAGTGCATGGCAGTGTACCAAAATTGGAGCCGGTTCAGTTCCTGTCCGCACCAACGAAGGTTGGCTGATGTTTTACCACGGGGTAATCAATACCTGCAACGGATTCCGTTATTCGATGGGAGCAGCCCTTCTGGATCTGGAAAATCCCGATAAGGTCTTGTACCGATCACAGCCGTATTTATTGGCTCCGGCAGCACCTTACGAGTTGGTTGGCGATGTGCCTAATGTAGTGTTTCCATGTGCTGCATTAACCGAAGGAAATAAAGTTGCCGTTTATTATGGCGCAGCAGATACCGTAGTCGGAATGAGCTTTGCTTACATCGATGAGCTGATCGATTTTATAAAAAACAATTCATTATAA
- a CDS encoding sodium:solute symporter family protein, with amino-acid sequence MNLSILDLSIIVGYIILSIFIGYFLSLKVSKNLSNYFLGGNKIPWYMLGISNASGMFDITGTMWTVTILFVYGLKSLWIPWLWPVWNQIFLMMFMAIWLRRSNVMTGAEWLKTRFGDGRGSQLSHLIVVLFAIISVIGFITYGFVGVGKFAQTFFPWDLHTSVFGLGIKSENMYAIVIMGLTTLYVVKGGMYSVVFTEVLQFVIMTIACIMVGVIAVSLVTPEQIAAAVPAGWADISFGWTLDLDWSNLIPAVNHKIDVDGYNLFSVLMMMMIFKGVLVSIAGPVPSYDMQRILSTETPKDAAKMSGIVSLVLFVPRYLMIAGLAVLALVYLAPEFNKMGNNIDFEMVLPYALNNFIPDGAKGLLLAGLIAAFMSTFAANVNAGPAYIVNDIYKKFINPNASQKKYIRMSYLASFAVVIVGIFFGFFAESIDTVMKWLVGALFGGYTASNLLKWVWWRFNGYGYFYGMLAGLIASLVAPLALPEVSPIYAFPFIFLFSFAASLIGSLVTKPESDEVLIKFYESVRPWGFWKPVYLKLKAQNPKAKPNNDFLKDMFNCTIGAGWQMMLPLIPIYFVIGRYTSLSWIVALFIITSIILYFTWYKKLEDYPADYKFCKNETKEN; translated from the coding sequence ATGAACTTATCTATACTCGATCTATCGATAATTGTAGGATACATTATTTTAAGCATATTTATTGGTTATTTTTTATCATTGAAAGTATCGAAAAACCTTTCCAATTACTTTTTGGGAGGAAATAAAATACCATGGTACATGCTTGGAATTTCGAATGCGTCGGGTATGTTCGATATCACCGGTACCATGTGGACGGTTACCATTTTGTTCGTTTATGGTTTAAAGTCATTGTGGATTCCATGGTTGTGGCCGGTTTGGAATCAAATTTTCCTGATGATGTTTATGGCTATTTGGTTACGGCGTTCGAATGTAATGACAGGAGCTGAGTGGTTGAAAACCCGTTTTGGTGATGGCAGAGGATCACAACTTTCGCATTTAATAGTTGTTCTGTTTGCCATTATTAGTGTAATTGGCTTTATAACCTACGGATTTGTCGGCGTTGGTAAATTTGCACAAACATTTTTTCCCTGGGATTTACACACCTCTGTTTTCGGACTAGGCATAAAATCGGAGAACATGTACGCCATAGTCATTATGGGATTAACCACTTTGTATGTTGTAAAAGGGGGAATGTATTCCGTAGTTTTTACCGAAGTTCTTCAGTTTGTAATTATGACCATTGCCTGTATCATGGTAGGTGTAATTGCGGTATCCTTAGTTACTCCGGAGCAGATTGCTGCAGCCGTGCCTGCAGGTTGGGCCGATATTTCTTTTGGCTGGACTCTTGATTTGGATTGGAGCAATCTAATTCCTGCAGTAAACCACAAAATTGATGTCGACGGCTATAATTTGTTCTCGGTTTTAATGATGATGATGATTTTTAAAGGGGTATTGGTGAGTATTGCCGGACCGGTTCCCAGTTACGACATGCAGCGTATACTTTCTACCGAAACACCTAAAGATGCAGCTAAAATGAGTGGAATTGTATCTTTGGTACTATTCGTTCCCCGTTATTTGATGATTGCTGGGCTGGCAGTATTGGCATTGGTTTATCTGGCTCCCGAATTCAATAAGATGGGCAATAATATCGATTTTGAAATGGTCTTGCCGTATGCCTTGAATAATTTTATTCCCGATGGAGCCAAAGGATTATTACTGGCAGGATTAATCGCGGCCTTCATGTCCACTTTTGCAGCAAATGTAAATGCCGGACCCGCCTATATTGTAAACGATATTTATAAAAAATTCATCAATCCGAATGCATCTCAAAAGAAATACATTCGAATGAGTTATTTGGCATCATTCGCTGTGGTAATTGTTGGAATATTCTTCGGTTTTTTTGCCGAAAGTATCGACACCGTTATGAAATGGCTGGTAGGAGCATTATTTGGCGGCTATACAGCATCAAACCTTTTAAAATGGGTATGGTGGAGATTCAATGGCTATGGCTATTTTTATGGAATGCTTGCCGGTTTAATAGCTTCGTTGGTGGCACCTCTTGCGTTGCCCGAGGTATCACCAATTTATGCTTTTCCCTTCATTTTCCTATTCTCTTTTGCCGCATCGCTTATTGGTAGTTTGGTTACCAAACCTGAATCCGATGAGGTATTAATTAAATTCTACGAAAGTGTTCGTCCATGGGGATTCTGGAAACCGGTTTATTTAAAGTTGAAAGCTCAGAATCCTAAAGCGAAGCCGAATAACGATTTTTTAAAAGACATGTTCAACTGCACAATAGGTGCAGGATGGCAAATGATGTTACCACTCATCCCAATCTATTTTGTGATTGGAAGGTACACTTCATTGTCATGGATCGTGGCACTATTTATAATAACGAGCATTATCCTCTATTTTACATGGTACAAAAAGCTGGAAGATTATCCTGCAGATTATAAGTTTTGTAAAAATGAAACCAAAGAAAACTAA
- a CDS encoding MFS transporter, with the protein MSKTNNKPKHPATWIPTAYFAMGLPFVAIAQASVLMFKSFEISDSLIAFWTSLIMLPWTLKPLWSPILEMFKTKKHFVVATQLVTGFTFALVALALPFDSFFTYSIALLAVIAVSGATHDIAADGVYLSVLSGKEQAKYIGWQGASYNIAKILTAGAFVYLAGILEERFGVLHAWMAVMLTYSIIMISLALYHIKMLPSGGNASSEVASLNEGFKTLWDVIKTFFQKKHIGWFIVFIILYRFTEGFAIKIAPLFFKATIEEGGLGLSTSQIGIIYGVFGSGAFVLGSIIAGYYISARGLKKSLFTLVCIFNVQFIIYALLAVYRPESIFLIGSAVVVEYFVYGFGFVGLMLFMMQQVAPGKYKMAHYAFATGIMNLGIMLPGMLSGFMSDWLGYKLFFICILVVVIPSLLVAKFVPFVHSEESEADENKI; encoded by the coding sequence ATGTCAAAAACCAATAACAAACCAAAACATCCGGCTACTTGGATTCCCACTGCATATTTTGCGATGGGCTTACCATTTGTCGCTATTGCTCAAGCATCCGTGCTTATGTTTAAGAGTTTCGAAATTTCCGATTCGTTAATTGCATTTTGGACCTCGCTCATCATGTTGCCTTGGACATTAAAACCACTATGGAGTCCAATATTGGAAATGTTTAAAACAAAAAAGCATTTTGTTGTTGCAACGCAACTTGTAACAGGATTTACATTCGCTCTGGTCGCATTGGCCCTGCCATTCGATAGTTTTTTTACCTATTCTATTGCTTTATTAGCTGTTATCGCCGTTAGTGGTGCAACCCACGATATTGCTGCCGATGGAGTTTACCTAAGTGTTTTATCAGGAAAAGAACAAGCAAAATATATTGGATGGCAAGGTGCGTCGTATAACATTGCAAAAATTTTAACTGCTGGTGCTTTTGTTTATTTAGCAGGTATTCTCGAAGAACGTTTTGGTGTATTACATGCTTGGATGGCTGTTATGCTTACCTACTCAATAATAATGATTTCATTGGCTTTGTATCATATTAAAATGTTACCATCAGGAGGAAATGCAAGCAGCGAAGTTGCATCGTTAAATGAGGGATTTAAAACCTTGTGGGATGTTATAAAAACCTTTTTCCAGAAAAAACACATTGGTTGGTTTATTGTTTTTATCATCTTGTACCGATTTACCGAAGGCTTTGCCATTAAAATAGCACCTTTGTTTTTTAAAGCCACAATCGAAGAGGGAGGTTTGGGACTTAGCACTTCGCAAATAGGCATTATTTATGGCGTATTTGGTTCCGGAGCTTTTGTTCTGGGTTCAATTATAGCAGGCTATTATATTTCCGCACGGGGATTAAAAAAATCTTTATTCACTCTTGTTTGTATTTTTAATGTTCAATTCATAATTTACGCTCTATTGGCCGTTTACCGCCCGGAAAGTATATTTCTAATTGGATCTGCAGTTGTGGTTGAATACTTTGTATATGGTTTTGGCTTTGTGGGTTTAATGTTGTTTATGATGCAGCAAGTTGCTCCGGGGAAATATAAAATGGCTCACTATGCATTTGCTACAGGAATCATGAATCTTGGTATTATGCTGCCGGGTATGTTAAGTGGTTTTATGAGCGATTGGTTAGGCTATAAGTTATTTTTTATATGCATACTTGTTGTTGTAATTCCATCTCTGTTAGTCGCAAAATTTGTTCCTTTTGTTCATTCTGAAGAAAGCGAAGCAGATGAAAATAAAATTTAA